GAAAATTTTTGATAAATTAATTGTGGCTGTTCTGGTCAATCCAAATAAAACACCTGTGTTTGACATTGAAGAGAGGGTTGAACTTTTAAAAGAGACAACAGAACATTTGCCGAACGTTGAGGTAAAAGCTTTTAAAGGTCTTTTAATTGATTTCATGAAACAAGAAAATGCTAAGGTTATAGTAAAGGGATTGAGGGCAGTATCCGATTTTGAATATGAATTTCAGATGGCACTTTTGAACAAAAAACTTGAACCTTCGATTGAAA
The sequence above is drawn from the Caldicellulosiruptor bescii DSM 6725 genome and encodes:
- the coaD gene encoding pantetheine-phosphate adenylyltransferase yields the protein MKIGVYPGSFDPVTNGHLDIIERASKIFDKLIVAVLVNPNKTPVFDIEERVELLKETTEHLPNVEVKAFKGLLIDFMKQENAKVIVKGLRAVSDFEYEFQMALLNKKLEPSIETIFMMTNSKYSYLSSSMVKEVARFGGCIEDLVPEKIAKKVMKKLNKKYTEMEEK